Proteins from a genomic interval of Ndongobacter massiliensis:
- a CDS encoding KOW motif-containing protein — protein sequence MKWDYFYEHYADWSESTLANRIYSLENFGSSNELIEVVEETDDEKVAGRLIRKALAAGMLFTKNQIFDLVDIIDSKTMGLVITKANEHGCAFTYEDMIDLDGSVDHDVLLEIDRYQGIHAFDDENDPIEIPERKWRPGCLFGLFVPFGRHVTNQREEAAPYFQIGDRVRVKYRGQEGTIVDINGSLFMVSLDDGRHVDSYTESQLEKTWW from the coding sequence ATGAAGTGGGATTATTTTTATGAACATTATGCGGACTGGTCGGAAAGCACGCTGGCAAATCGAATATATTCCCTAGAGAACTTTGGATCTTCGAATGAGCTGATTGAAGTGGTGGAGGAAACCGATGATGAAAAGGTCGCTGGTCGTTTGATTCGAAAAGCGCTTGCAGCAGGTATGTTATTCACCAAGAATCAGATTTTTGATCTTGTCGATATTATTGATTCGAAAACAATGGGGCTTGTCATTACAAAGGCGAACGAGCACGGCTGCGCATTCACGTATGAGGACATGATAGATTTGGATGGCTCGGTCGATCACGATGTACTTCTTGAAATCGACCGGTACCAAGGGATACATGCCTTTGATGACGAAAATGATCCGATAGAAATACCGGAACGCAAATGGCGCCCCGGCTGTCTGTTTGGGTTGTTTGTTCCTTTTGGCAGGCATGTAACCAACCAAAGGGAAGAGGCTGCCCCTTATTTTCAAATCGGAGATCGTGTCCGGGTAAAATATCGAGGACAGGAAGGTACGATTGTCGATATTAACGGCTCACTTTTCATGGTTTCGCTCGATGATGGAAGACATGTGGACTCCTATACAGAATCACAGTTGGAAAAAACGTGGTGGTAG
- a CDS encoding alpha/beta fold hydrolase has translation MESFKLAHSPITYFISGKEHAEWILFIHAAFVNHNMFQPQFTYFQDQYNVLALDIIGHGASTDTRKGDGIDQMAEWITAILQVENIEKIHIVGVSLGAILAQDFANRYPNSVHSLACFGGYDINHFDRALQKENGAKQMQMMLKALFSVQWFAEENKKISAHTAQAQDAFYQMNLLFPKKSFRFLSSLNRLINKHPTGERAYPLLIGCGQHDLPMEREAINQWKKREPNCQVAIFENAGHCVNMDVPQAFNEVLEKFLTGVEGSHASGSR, from the coding sequence ATGGAATCATTCAAACTAGCCCATTCTCCCATTACCTATTTTATCAGTGGAAAAGAACATGCCGAATGGATTCTTTTTATTCACGCTGCATTTGTCAATCACAATATGTTTCAACCGCAGTTTACCTATTTTCAAGACCAATACAATGTGCTCGCATTGGACATCATCGGGCACGGGGCATCGACAGATACCCGCAAGGGAGACGGCATTGATCAGATGGCAGAATGGATTACAGCGATCCTGCAGGTGGAAAATATTGAGAAAATACATATCGTCGGGGTTTCGTTGGGCGCCATTTTGGCGCAGGATTTTGCCAATCGGTATCCGAATTCCGTACATTCACTGGCTTGCTTCGGGGGATATGACATCAATCATTTTGACCGCGCATTGCAAAAGGAAAACGGCGCAAAACAGATGCAGATGATGTTGAAGGCCCTCTTTTCGGTCCAATGGTTTGCAGAAGAAAACAAGAAAATCTCCGCGCATACGGCGCAGGCGCAGGACGCGTTTTATCAGATGAATTTGCTTTTTCCAAAAAAATCCTTCCGGTTTCTTTCGTCGCTCAACCGCCTGATCAACAAACATCCAACCGGGGAGCGAGCGTATCCCTTGTTGATTGGATGCGGGCAGCACGATCTTCCGATGGAGCGCGAAGCCATCAATCAATGGAAAAAAAGAGAGCCCAATTGTCAGGTGGCTATTTTTGAAAATGCGGGGCACTGCGTCAATATGGATGTGCCGCAGGCGTTTAATGAAGTACTGGAGAAATTTTTGACCGGAGTGGAAGGATCGCATGCCTCAGGCAGCAGGTAA
- a CDS encoding Cna B-type domain-containing protein, translating into MKDRRKRMLAWLLTAVIVATTVLPGSGLVYAEENASAVADTTETTSTEAEMSKESAPEENQNTTPAVEEEQPVEESAEVQSSASEENSEEMVPAEPEKLPSNEAPLSGPSTGKVELQIARLTDQGLVPMPTDWYTQQVVDSVVDLDVSGNNYAIENPYLLLRLPKTDKIIDVKFVDSVAGTTERYEDAAYQYVKYTYPRLSGGMHYTYQYYFTFDGHSAKNGDQIEALVQLFGGNGTLLKESKQVYTAKTVGFEIWSDHGWGNFEHVKKTATENGHDTIADGYVDQDSDTTTVARSGHITSVYAAVYPKKVEGLNESVGIEYPKNLKIVYTYLKEEPGFREDNPGGNGRHSVAGSSNNRNYTWEQKDNVYTFILKNPTFDVLHKGHEYATNGRYATYAASILKDNGVTVNKKLPIKIDFYKDADENGMGGDYLGTRYENFTFRAVPFKGGSQFNYWKQSFDNYNLADEFVYIYHPDYYHLNGNFYKGNFNMADKGGIPLATFIENTNHGSSYTNPYEGGKTDRITEVYTKLQTEKTYFKSVQLRVLPRDSNNPNNDKHIAEIRKAIAMGNTKLYGIDSAGKEHLLQEHIELDQNVSVEDSSRQYVELVVRFGKPVELDNMRLQLRERQWFVAEELQELLALGDGMHTYESLCAVTLDAKGQKEAYRGWRGYPTYFTVTPLHPTVDTYSDKPQSITYKADATFEYTVGPKLPRIAHDNNVPYGDLKEIKNVRTITLLPAGYEYTGEYKKEQYDANWQRNPIAEPKITTEENYQGSGKTAVIVDYGTIKTSTYYPIKLKLRATKYAARGASDFVNYLLFDDNDFIRPLPATGGAFDYVDVLDLDRDGDTSEVFMQKHTTVTFIPPLELVIQNTVKYDSEYQLTTTGDLGYAITHKINIFNHSIKDVEKLAIIDVLPKIGDHSISPNEQGAYPARGSTFSTPLTGALEDCNSDAVLQKVNFYYQVTPQGKDLASVRDQAWLTKDQVSDFSQVCSIKITLKDGQVLASKEALDILIPAKIPGDTKLNESTSVAINSSAFSTDGSSYTEGNRTKVTFCTYLVKGIAYLDINKNGQYDAGDLLQKNFAVKVLNADGTPAVDFANKPIEALTDAQGAYAIPVYKRGAYKVAFVKDTTKSFQEISSGEETVANDIDPQSIDGQTAQTLDFTLSPAHREQIKNAALLPNYGSIQVVKTSADETESEGKAKPLANVEFCLLTPDGKTVQNYKGEKIENVCTDANGEAVFELVPYGDYVVKEVRVADAYVLSTEEHPVSVSEDTLQGEDKVVGLSVTNALKKANVAIQKIDNTTRKKPLAGVEFTLFANGEALASQKTDADGKVLFEKVPYGDYVIRETQGIAGYQPSSQDIPVSVRKDGETYSYTVVNDLINPEITLSGEKIWEDAEDQDGIRPQAVTIRLLANGEETGKTTKATKESNWQYAFAKLPTYDAAGDAIAYTVLEDAVAGYETAVDGTAITNRHTPEQIEVPVEKQWVDADDAQHRRPERIHVTLYADGQEVAAYDLSAEEDWKHTFAALPKYDAGKEIAYTVAEDVIAGYQSEIRAEGTGFILTNTYAPKPVSVDPPVKKVVEGSPKEAAKFTFQMKALAKEQPMPEGSVEGLKTLTITGSGSGEFGEIVITMPGTYRYEITEKNEGIANYKYDESTYVLTFTVEDRSGELTVRTSVEKKGKTAEDVVFINQYTEPKSAAASPKTGDDCGIINYKLMAGCAFALLALCVLWKKRYAR; encoded by the coding sequence ATGAAGGATCGAAGAAAGAGAATGCTCGCTTGGCTTTTGACCGCGGTCATCGTGGCTACAACGGTTTTACCGGGCAGCGGTTTGGTCTATGCGGAGGAGAACGCCAGCGCTGTCGCAGACACGACTGAGACGACGTCGACCGAGGCGGAAATGTCGAAGGAGTCGGCTCCGGAGGAAAATCAAAATACGACACCGGCGGTTGAAGAAGAGCAACCGGTCGAAGAGTCTGCGGAGGTGCAAAGCAGTGCCAGTGAAGAAAATTCGGAAGAGATGGTTCCGGCGGAACCTGAAAAACTACCGAGTAACGAGGCACCACTCTCCGGCCCCTCCACGGGAAAAGTAGAGCTGCAAATTGCCCGACTGACCGATCAGGGACTGGTGCCCATGCCTACGGATTGGTATACGCAGCAAGTCGTCGACAGCGTCGTCGATTTGGATGTTTCCGGCAACAACTATGCCATCGAAAATCCATATCTCCTTCTTCGCCTGCCCAAGACGGACAAAATTATCGATGTAAAATTCGTGGACTCTGTCGCCGGAACGACGGAACGATATGAAGATGCTGCGTATCAATATGTCAAATACACCTATCCGCGTTTAAGCGGAGGAATGCATTATACCTATCAATACTACTTTACCTTCGACGGACATTCTGCGAAAAACGGGGACCAGATTGAGGCTCTGGTGCAGCTCTTTGGTGGGAACGGTACACTTCTCAAAGAATCCAAACAGGTCTACACCGCAAAAACCGTGGGCTTTGAAATCTGGTCAGATCATGGATGGGGAAACTTTGAACATGTAAAGAAGACTGCTACCGAGAATGGTCATGATACGATTGCAGATGGGTATGTCGATCAAGATAGTGACACCACAACTGTTGCAAGGTCGGGCCATATTACCAGTGTTTATGCTGCTGTATACCCGAAAAAGGTTGAAGGCCTCAACGAGAGCGTAGGCATTGAATATCCGAAGAATCTGAAAATTGTCTATACCTATTTGAAAGAGGAACCCGGGTTTCGCGAGGATAATCCAGGCGGAAATGGGAGACATAGTGTCGCTGGTTCATCGAATAATCGCAACTATACCTGGGAACAGAAAGATAATGTTTATACATTTATACTAAAGAACCCTACATTTGATGTCTTGCATAAAGGTCATGAATATGCCACCAATGGACGGTATGCAACGTATGCAGCGTCGATTCTCAAAGATAATGGCGTTACGGTTAACAAGAAGTTGCCAATAAAAATTGATTTCTACAAAGATGCCGATGAGAACGGCATGGGCGGCGACTATCTGGGAACGCGCTACGAAAACTTTACCTTCCGCGCCGTTCCATTCAAAGGTGGAAGCCAATTCAATTATTGGAAGCAAAGCTTTGACAACTACAACTTAGCGGATGAGTTTGTGTATATTTATCATCCGGATTATTACCACCTGAACGGTAATTTTTATAAAGGGAACTTCAATATGGCGGACAAGGGAGGGATTCCTCTTGCCACTTTTATTGAAAACACGAATCATGGAAGCAGTTATACGAATCCGTATGAAGGGGGAAAAACGGACCGCATTACGGAAGTCTACACGAAATTGCAGACCGAAAAAACCTATTTCAAGAGTGTGCAACTGCGGGTGCTGCCCAGGGATAGCAACAACCCCAATAATGACAAGCACATTGCGGAAATTAGGAAAGCAATTGCCATGGGAAATACGAAGCTTTACGGAATCGATTCGGCCGGCAAGGAGCACTTGCTGCAAGAGCATATAGAGCTGGATCAGAATGTCTCCGTGGAAGATAGTTCCCGCCAGTATGTGGAGCTGGTGGTGCGCTTTGGAAAACCGGTGGAATTGGATAATATGAGGCTGCAGCTTCGTGAAAGACAGTGGTTTGTTGCGGAGGAGCTCCAAGAGCTTTTGGCATTGGGAGACGGGATGCACACCTATGAGAGTCTATGTGCCGTAACCCTCGATGCCAAGGGCCAAAAAGAAGCGTATAGGGGCTGGAGAGGATATCCGACGTATTTTACCGTGACGCCGCTGCATCCCACGGTAGATACGTATAGCGACAAACCACAAAGCATTACGTATAAGGCGGATGCCACCTTTGAATATACGGTGGGACCGAAACTGCCCCGAATCGCGCATGATAATAATGTCCCCTATGGAGACTTGAAGGAAATCAAAAACGTCCGGACCATTACCCTTCTGCCAGCCGGCTATGAATACACCGGCGAATACAAAAAAGAGCAGTATGATGCGAATTGGCAACGAAATCCGATTGCAGAACCGAAGATCACGACGGAGGAAAATTATCAGGGCTCCGGCAAGACGGCGGTCATTGTCGATTATGGTACGATCAAGACGAGCACTTATTACCCGATTAAATTGAAGTTGCGTGCGACGAAGTATGCCGCACGCGGGGCAAGTGATTTTGTCAACTACCTGCTTTTTGATGACAACGACTTTATTCGGCCGCTGCCCGCAACGGGTGGGGCGTTTGATTACGTCGATGTCTTGGATTTGGATCGGGATGGAGACACGTCCGAAGTATTTATGCAAAAGCATACGACGGTCACCTTTATACCTCCACTGGAGCTTGTGATCCAAAATACCGTCAAATACGACAGTGAGTATCAACTGACGACAACCGGAGATTTGGGCTATGCCATCACGCACAAAATCAATATCTTCAACCACTCGATCAAAGATGTTGAAAAGTTAGCGATCATCGACGTCTTGCCCAAAATCGGAGACCACAGCATCAGTCCCAATGAGCAAGGGGCCTATCCGGCAAGAGGATCGACTTTTTCGACGCCGCTGACCGGGGCGCTGGAAGACTGCAACAGCGATGCGGTGTTGCAGAAGGTAAATTTCTACTATCAGGTAACACCGCAGGGGAAGGATCTTGCCAGCGTTCGAGATCAAGCGTGGTTAACAAAAGACCAAGTGAGCGATTTTTCCCAGGTTTGTTCCATTAAGATTACCTTAAAAGACGGCCAGGTGTTGGCGTCCAAAGAAGCCTTGGATATTCTCATTCCGGCCAAAATTCCGGGAGACACGAAACTCAATGAATCGACTTCGGTCGCCATCAACTCCTCCGCCTTCAGTACGGATGGAAGCAGTTATACGGAAGGAAATCGCACCAAGGTTACCTTCTGCACGTATCTGGTCAAGGGGATTGCGTATCTGGATATCAATAAAAACGGGCAATACGATGCCGGCGATCTTTTACAAAAGAATTTTGCAGTAAAAGTGCTCAATGCCGATGGTACCCCGGCTGTTGATTTTGCGAATAAACCGATCGAAGCGCTAACCGACGCGCAGGGGGCGTATGCTATCCCCGTGTACAAGCGCGGCGCCTACAAAGTTGCGTTTGTCAAAGATACAACGAAAAGCTTCCAGGAAATCTCCTCCGGGGAAGAAACGGTGGCAAACGATATTGATCCGCAGTCCATCGACGGGCAGACCGCACAAACGCTGGACTTTACGCTGTCACCGGCGCACCGGGAGCAGATCAAAAACGCCGCTTTACTGCCCAATTACGGGTCCATTCAGGTCGTGAAAACCTCCGCGGACGAGACGGAAAGCGAGGGAAAGGCCAAGCCGCTGGCGAATGTGGAGTTTTGCCTGTTGACCCCGGACGGAAAGACGGTGCAGAACTACAAGGGCGAGAAAATCGAGAATGTTTGCACCGACGCGAACGGTGAAGCGGTTTTCGAACTCGTTCCCTATGGGGACTATGTCGTCAAGGAAGTGCGCGTCGCCGATGCCTATGTGCTTTCGACGGAAGAGCATCCCGTTTCGGTATCAGAAGATACGCTGCAAGGGGAAGACAAGGTTGTCGGTCTTTCCGTGACGAATGCGTTAAAGAAAGCGAATGTTGCGATCCAAAAAATCGACAATACAACCCGGAAAAAGCCGTTGGCGGGGGTCGAGTTTACCCTGTTTGCCAATGGAGAAGCATTGGCATCGCAGAAAACCGATGCCGATGGGAAGGTGCTCTTTGAAAAGGTGCCCTATGGCGACTATGTCATTCGGGAGACGCAGGGCATTGCGGGTTACCAGCCCTCCTCGCAGGATATTCCGGTTTCCGTCCGCAAGGATGGCGAAACTTACTCGTACACGGTGGTCAACGACTTGATCAATCCGGAAATCACCCTGTCGGGGGAAAAGATCTGGGAAGATGCGGAGGATCAGGACGGCATTCGTCCGCAGGCCGTGACGATTCGCCTTCTTGCCAATGGCGAGGAGACCGGAAAAACGACAAAAGCAACGAAAGAATCGAATTGGCAGTATGCCTTTGCTAAGCTGCCCACCTATGATGCCGCGGGGGATGCCATTGCCTACACGGTTTTGGAAGACGCGGTCGCGGGTTACGAAACCGCAGTGGACGGAACCGCCATTACCAACCGGCATACGCCGGAGCAAATCGAAGTGCCGGTGGAGAAACAGTGGGTTGATGCCGACGATGCGCAGCACCGGCGTCCGGAACGGATCCATGTCACTTTATATGCCGATGGGCAGGAAGTTGCGGCGTACGACCTGAGCGCGGAGGAAGACTGGAAACACACCTTTGCGGCGCTGCCGAAATACGATGCCGGAAAGGAAATTGCGTACACCGTTGCGGAAGATGTGATCGCAGGGTATCAATCCGAAATCCGCGCCGAGGGGACCGGATTTATCCTCACCAATACCTACGCGCCCAAACCGGTGTCGGTAGATCCGCCGGTGAAAAAGGTCGTGGAAGGCAGTCCGAAGGAAGCCGCAAAATTTACGTTCCAAATGAAGGCGCTTGCGAAGGAGCAGCCCATGCCGGAGGGCAGCGTGGAGGGACTCAAGACCCTGACGATTACGGGAAGCGGCTCCGGGGAATTTGGCGAGATTGTCATTACGATGCCGGGCACGTATCGCTATGAAATCACGGAAAAGAATGAGGGGATTGCCAATTACAAGTATGACGAGTCTACCTACGTCCTCACGTTCACCGTCGAGGATCGGTCGGGCGAACTGACGGTGCGCACGAGCGTAGAAAAAAAGGGGAAGACCGCCGAAGATGTCGTATTTATCAATCAATACACAGAGCCGAAGAGTGCGGCAGCTTCTCCAAAAACCGGCGATGATTGTGGTATAATAAATTACAAACTGATGGCGGGGTGTGCTTTCGCATTACTGGCGCTGTGCGTGTTGTGGAAGAAAAGGTACGCGCGGTAG